A stretch of Desulfotalea psychrophila LSv54 DNA encodes these proteins:
- a CDS encoding Wzz/FepE/Etk N-terminal domain-containing protein yields the protein MQEDKTALLAREFRGRDKEQSPYFQNDEIDLLGLLHDIWDQRKFLMKIVLAVTLVAFLVLLVLPSTYQARMDIGQADSVALVVPVATGQDLLTRSYRFGIVSQYLKSFDSWVTFRQGNREGAFTDEELQGLQGEFVGLSVQVQAPKPIKGKAVSDPSVLRISYRGGGDNTSVEQRLTGFVLFVDKKAAAYVEQEMEVVIQKAGKEINNKIGLLRHAASVDRGNRITRLLAQQKKDLEQVDMEISALKASVLRSRAVRLTRLQENYAIAESLGIKLPTSMDNISERNVSNLKVMVTDQTAMPVYLLGTEVLAKRIQILREISDKKLYAQQLQPLLEKRELLLGSSELNGLRARKDDDAYIAELPGLLSRLQQLDAYTDDLQGVHALQVYSAATGSGHKIKPKKALILATTVLLSCFLAVALALLRTALQRRRESM from the coding sequence ATGCAAGAAGATAAGACAGCGCTATTGGCCAGAGAATTTCGAGGAAGAGATAAAGAACAATCGCCTTATTTTCAAAATGATGAAATAGATCTTCTCGGTTTGTTGCATGATATCTGGGATCAGCGAAAATTTCTTATGAAGATTGTTCTGGCCGTAACCTTGGTGGCTTTTCTGGTGCTACTCGTCCTTCCATCGACCTATCAGGCCAGAATGGATATAGGTCAAGCCGATAGTGTTGCCCTGGTTGTGCCTGTGGCTACAGGTCAGGACTTGCTGACTAGATCATACCGTTTTGGCATCGTCTCCCAGTACTTAAAATCCTTTGATAGTTGGGTCACTTTTCGTCAAGGGAATAGGGAGGGGGCGTTTACCGATGAAGAACTTCAGGGATTGCAGGGGGAGTTTGTTGGTCTTTCTGTGCAGGTTCAGGCCCCAAAACCTATCAAGGGAAAAGCTGTCTCAGATCCCTCGGTGCTGCGCATCTCTTATCGGGGAGGAGGAGATAATACGAGTGTAGAACAGCGACTGACGGGATTTGTTCTCTTTGTGGATAAAAAGGCTGCTGCCTATGTGGAGCAAGAGATGGAGGTGGTTATTCAGAAAGCGGGTAAAGAAATAAATAATAAGATTGGACTGTTGCGCCATGCTGCCTCAGTTGACCGCGGGAATCGAATTACCCGTCTATTGGCTCAGCAAAAAAAGGATCTTGAACAGGTTGATATGGAAATTTCAGCCCTCAAGGCCTCGGTGCTACGATCCCGTGCTGTTCGTTTGACTCGCTTGCAGGAAAATTATGCTATAGCAGAGTCTCTTGGCATAAAGTTGCCCACCTCCATGGATAATATTTCTGAAAGAAATGTTTCTAATCTCAAGGTAATGGTAACTGATCAAACCGCTATGCCTGTATATTTGTTGGGTACCGAGGTGTTGGCGAAGCGTATACAGATTTTAAGAGAGATCTCCGATAAAAAACTTTATGCACAGCAACTGCAACCCCTTCTAGAAAAGAGAGAGCTCTTACTGGGAAGTAGTGAGCTTAACGGGCTCAGGGCTCGTAAGGATGATGATGCCTATATCGCTGAACTACCAGGACTTCTCTCTCGCCTGCAACAGTTGGATGCTTACACCGATGATCTGCAGGGAGTTCATGCTCTTCAGGTTTATTCTGCCGCGACGGGAAGTGGGCATAAGATAAAGCCGAAAAAAGCTCTCATCCTTGCCACCACAGTTTTACTCTCCTGCTTTCTTGCTGTTGCCCTGGCCCTTCTCCGCACCGCCCTCCAGCGCCGAAGAGAATCAATGTAA
- the nfo gene encoding deoxyribonuclease IV: MKYIGAHVSAAGGVENAPKNAVAIGANAFALFTKNQRQWKAKPLTEESIAAFKENLTEAGIEARHVLPHDSYLINLGHPEAEALEKSRGAFMDELGRCAQLGLPLLNFHPGSHLKKIDPEACLDRIAESINLAHGSVADVITVIENTAGQGTNLGYRFEHLARIIAAVEDKSRVGVCIDTCHAFAAGYDLRTVEACEKSWAEFDRIVGFKYLRGMHLNDAKSEFFSRVDRHQSLGAGNIGWEAFRYIMKDDRFDDIPLILETVDTSLWQEEIKKLQQWSVVEWRELEKTKTS; this comes from the coding sequence ATGAAATATATCGGTGCCCATGTGAGTGCGGCGGGAGGGGTTGAAAATGCTCCGAAAAATGCGGTTGCAATAGGGGCCAATGCCTTTGCCCTTTTCACCAAGAACCAACGACAATGGAAGGCCAAGCCCTTAACGGAGGAGAGTATTGCCGCCTTTAAAGAGAATTTGACAGAGGCCGGGATAGAGGCCAGACATGTCCTCCCCCATGACTCCTATCTGATCAACCTGGGGCATCCCGAGGCCGAGGCTCTGGAAAAATCACGGGGAGCATTTATGGACGAGCTGGGGCGATGCGCCCAGCTTGGACTACCCCTGCTCAACTTCCATCCCGGCAGTCACCTAAAAAAAATTGATCCGGAGGCCTGTCTGGATCGTATTGCCGAGAGCATTAATCTGGCCCATGGGTCGGTGGCAGATGTGATAACCGTTATTGAAAACACGGCGGGCCAAGGAACTAATCTGGGCTATCGCTTTGAGCATCTGGCCAGGATAATAGCGGCTGTTGAGGATAAGTCGCGGGTGGGAGTCTGCATTGATACCTGCCACGCCTTCGCCGCCGGCTATGACCTGCGCACTGTAGAGGCATGCGAGAAGAGCTGGGCTGAATTTGACCGGATCGTGGGCTTTAAATATCTGCGGGGCATGCATCTCAATGATGCCAAGAGTGAATTTTTCAGTCGGGTTGACCGGCACCAGAGTTTGGGGGCGGGAAATATTGGCTGGGAGGCATTTCGCTATATTATGAAGGATGATCGTTTTGATGATATCCCTCTCATCCTTGAAACTGTGGACACTAGCCTCTGGCAGGAAGAAATTAAAAAACTACAGCAGTGGAGCGTAGTGGAATGGCGAGAACTAGAAAAAACAAAGACAAGTTAA